In a genomic window of Gambusia affinis linkage group LG04, SWU_Gaff_1.0, whole genome shotgun sequence:
- the LOC122830210 gene encoding ras-related protein Rap-2a-like: MSLEVKEKTQVRVVFLGAAGVGKTALIRRFLQDTFEPKHRRTVEELHSKEYDIEGVKVTVEILDTSGSYSFPAMRKLSIQNSDAFALVYAVNDPESLEAVKTLRDEILEIKEDKYTPIVVVGNKADREEERQVSADDVLATVEMDWNNSYLEASAKENSNVVEVFKELLQQVNLPSRLSPALRRRRETFPKGTDFRPPMNKTNSCILS, translated from the coding sequence ATGTCTCTGGAGGTGAAGGAGAAGACTCAAGTGCGGGTTGTCTTTCTGGGGGCTGCAGGGGTAGGCAAGACGGCTCTGATCAGACGCTTCCTCCAGGACACCTTCGAGCCGAAACACAGGCGCACcgtggaggagctgcacagcaAGGAGTACGACATCGAAGGGGTCAAAGTCACCGTGGAGATCCTGGACACCAGCGGCAGCTACTCCTTCCCCGCCATGCGCAAGCTCTCCATCCAAAACAGCGACGCCTTCGCCCTGGTGTACGCTGTGAATGACCCCGAGTCCCTGGAGGCCGTCAAAACTCTCCGTGACGAGATCCTGGAGATCAAGGAGGACAAGTACACGCCGATCGTGGTGGTGGGGAACAAGGCGGACAGGGAGGAGGAGCGCCAGGTGTCCGCCGACGACGTGCTGGCTACCGTGGAGATGGACTGGAACAACAGCTACCTGGAGGCGTCCGCCAAGGAGAACTCCAACGTGGTGGAGGTGTTCAAGGAGCTCCTGCAGCAGGTGAACCTCCCCAGCCGCCTGAGCCCGGCGCTCCGCAGGCGCAGGGAGACTTTCCCCAAGGGCACCGACTTTCGGCCACCGATGAACAAAACCAACAGCTGCATCCTGTCATAA